The following proteins come from a genomic window of Anguilla rostrata isolate EN2019 chromosome 17, ASM1855537v3, whole genome shotgun sequence:
- the LOC135243962 gene encoding STE20-related kinase adapter protein alpha-like isoform X5, with product MGTFLPDRSSYELLTIIGRGLEDLMTVNLARYRPTGEHVAIRRIDLEACTNDMVNYLQGELHVSKLFHHPCILPYRSIFIAENELWVITPFLAYGSARDLISTHFTEGMGELAIACVLLGVLKALDYIHHMGYVHRSVKASHVLISADGQVFLSGLRSIFSLIRHGQRARSVHDFPQYSVKVLPWLSPEVLQQNLLGYDSRSDIYSLGITACELANGHVPFKDMPATQMLLEKLNGTVPCLLDTSTIPTDELTLKTSRSGADSGICEGPGASGARHANGDPSTSSHPYNRTFSPHFHAFVELCLQRDPQRRPSASALLGHSFFKQIKRRPSEALPELLRPVSPITSFQNAQPPDSPSGVASLESSLSQLDVDDWDF from the exons ATGGGAACCTTCCTACCCGACCGGTCCTCCTACGAGCTCCTCACCATCATCG GCAGGGGGCTGGAGGACCTGATGACGGTTAACCTGGCGCGGTACCGCCCCACCGGGGAGCACGTAGCCATCCGCCGCATCGACCTGGAGGCCTGCACCAACGACATGGTCAACTACCTACAG GGGGAGCTCCACGTGTCGAAGCTGTTCCATCACCCATGCATACTGCCCTACAGAAGCATCTTCATCGCAGAGAACGAGCTCTGGGTGATCACCCCCTTCTTGGCCTACG GCTCAGCCAGAGACCTGATCAGCACCCATTTCACTGAGGGCATGGGTGAGCTGGCCATCGCCTGCGTCCTGCTGGGGGTGCTCAAGGCCTTGGACTACATTCACCACATGGGCTACGTGCACCG GAGCGTGAAGGCCAGCCACGTGCTGATCTCTGCAGACGGGCAGGTCTTCCTGTCGGGGCTGCGCAGCATCTTCAGCCTGATCCGGCACGGCCAGCGAGCTCGGAGCGTGCACGACTTCCCCCAGTACAGCGTCAAAGTGCTGCCCTGGCTCAGCCCCGAGGTCCTGCAGCAG AACCTGCTGGGCTATGACTCTCGCTCAGACATCTACAGCCTGGGCATCACCGCCTGTGAGCTGGCCAACGGACACGTGCCCTTCAAGGACATGCCAGCCACCCAG atgctGTTGGAGAAGCTGAACGGCACAGTCCCCTGCCTCCTGGACACCAGCACCATCCCCACGGACGAGCTCACGCTCAAGACCTCGCGCTCTGGGGCCGACTCGGGCATCTGCGAGGGCCCCGGGGCCAGTGGGGCCCGCCACGCTAACGGGgacccctccacctccagccACCCCTACAACCGCACCTTCAGCCCCCACTTCCACGCCTTCGTGGAGCTCTGCCTCCAGAGGGACCCCCAAAGAAG gCCTTCTGCCAGTGCTCTGCTCGGCCACTCCTTCTTCAAACAG ATTAAGCGGCGGCCGTCGGAGGCCCTGCCCGAGCTGCTGCGCCCCGTCTCGCCCATCACCAGCTTCCAGAACGCCCAGCCGCCCGACTCCCCCTCGGGCGTGGCCAGCCTGGAGTCCAGCCTCAGCCAGCTGGACGTGGACGACTGGGACTTCTGA
- the LOC135243962 gene encoding STE20-related kinase adapter protein alpha-like isoform X2, which translates to MSFLRWVSEKLSVESLRDLELFGEQAQGSSHRKPHEDSEESLTSLPHQVTMGTFLPDRSSYELLTIIGRGLEDLMTVNLARYRPTGEHVAIRRIDLEACTNDMVNYLQGELHVSKLFHHPCILPYRSIFIAENELWVITPFLAYGSARDLISTHFTEGMGELAIACVLLGVLKALDYIHHMGYVHRSVKASHVLISADGQVFLSGLRSIFSLIRHGQRARSVHDFPQYSVKVLPWLSPEVLQQNLLGYDSRSDIYSLGITACELANGHVPFKDMPATQMLLEKLNGTVPCLLDTSTIPTDELTLKTSRSGADSGICEGPGASGARHANGDPSTSSHPYNRTFSPHFHAFVELCLQRDPQRRPSASALLGHSFFKQIKRRPSEALPELLRPVSPITSFQNAQPPDSPSGVASLESSLSQLDVDDWDF; encoded by the exons ATGTCGTTTTTG CGCTGGGTCTCAGAGAAGCTGAGTGTGGAGAGCCTGAGGGATCTAGAGCTGTTTGGAG AGCAGGCTCAGGGAAGCTCGCACAGGAAA CCCCATGAAGACAGCGAGGAGTCGCtgacctccctccctcaccagGTCACCATGGGAACCTTCCTACCCGACCGGTCCTCCTACGAGCTCCTCACCATCATCG GCAGGGGGCTGGAGGACCTGATGACGGTTAACCTGGCGCGGTACCGCCCCACCGGGGAGCACGTAGCCATCCGCCGCATCGACCTGGAGGCCTGCACCAACGACATGGTCAACTACCTACAG GGGGAGCTCCACGTGTCGAAGCTGTTCCATCACCCATGCATACTGCCCTACAGAAGCATCTTCATCGCAGAGAACGAGCTCTGGGTGATCACCCCCTTCTTGGCCTACG GCTCAGCCAGAGACCTGATCAGCACCCATTTCACTGAGGGCATGGGTGAGCTGGCCATCGCCTGCGTCCTGCTGGGGGTGCTCAAGGCCTTGGACTACATTCACCACATGGGCTACGTGCACCG GAGCGTGAAGGCCAGCCACGTGCTGATCTCTGCAGACGGGCAGGTCTTCCTGTCGGGGCTGCGCAGCATCTTCAGCCTGATCCGGCACGGCCAGCGAGCTCGGAGCGTGCACGACTTCCCCCAGTACAGCGTCAAAGTGCTGCCCTGGCTCAGCCCCGAGGTCCTGCAGCAG AACCTGCTGGGCTATGACTCTCGCTCAGACATCTACAGCCTGGGCATCACCGCCTGTGAGCTGGCCAACGGACACGTGCCCTTCAAGGACATGCCAGCCACCCAG atgctGTTGGAGAAGCTGAACGGCACAGTCCCCTGCCTCCTGGACACCAGCACCATCCCCACGGACGAGCTCACGCTCAAGACCTCGCGCTCTGGGGCCGACTCGGGCATCTGCGAGGGCCCCGGGGCCAGTGGGGCCCGCCACGCTAACGGGgacccctccacctccagccACCCCTACAACCGCACCTTCAGCCCCCACTTCCACGCCTTCGTGGAGCTCTGCCTCCAGAGGGACCCCCAAAGAAG gCCTTCTGCCAGTGCTCTGCTCGGCCACTCCTTCTTCAAACAG ATTAAGCGGCGGCCGTCGGAGGCCCTGCCCGAGCTGCTGCGCCCCGTCTCGCCCATCACCAGCTTCCAGAACGCCCAGCCGCCCGACTCCCCCTCGGGCGTGGCCAGCCTGGAGTCCAGCCTCAGCCAGCTGGACGTGGACGACTGGGACTTCTGA
- the rnf113a gene encoding E3 ubiquitin-protein ligase RNF113A: MAESDEPKATCTFLFKKSSKKFAARKRKASDSDKSGNSDEDKSTVIRRQKKTSVSNPMIQKSKRTEQEKPSSSESDDDKEDKKITVEYKSSRSAKPEGPEDMGATAVYELDTERDKDAQAIFERSQKIQEELEGKEDDKIYRGMNNYHKFIKPKDSTMGNASSGMVRKGPIRAPEHLRATVRWDYQPDICKDYKETGFCGFGDSCKFLHDRSDYKHGWQIERELDEGRYGANDEENYEVSSDDEDLPFKCFICRETFKNPIITKCRHYFCEACALQHYRKSKRCYVCNVQTNGVFNPAKELMAKIQKHQAQTDQPPSDDDD, encoded by the exons ATGGCGGAATCGGATGAGCCCAAAGCTACCTGcacttttctgtttaaaaaatcaagCAAGAAATTCGCCGccaggaaaagaaaagcaagtgACAGTGACAAAA GCGGCAACAGCGATGAAGACAAAAGCACGGTCATAAGAAGGCAGAAGAAGACCAGCGTCTCTAATCCAATGATTCAGAAG TCAAAGCGGACAGAGCAGGAGAAGCCGTCCTCCAGTGAGAGCGACGATGACAAAGAGGACAAGAAAATCACAGTAGAATATAAATCTTCGCGATCCGCG AAACCGGAGGGTCCCGAGGATATGGGTGCTACTGCGGTTTACGAGCTGGACACTGAGCGAGACAAGGACGCACAGGCCATCTTCGAGCGGAGTCAGAAGATCCAAGAG GAACTAGAGGGGAAGGAGGATGATAAAATCTATCGTGGTATGAACAACTATCACAAGTTCATCAAACCCAAAGACTCCACCATGGGAAACGCTTCCTCCGGCATGGTCAG AAAGGGCCCCATTCGGGCTCCGGAGCACCTGAGGGCCACGGTGCGCTGGGACTACCAGCCGGACATCTGCAAAGACTACAAGGAGACCGGCTTCTGTGGATTCGGGG ACAGCTGCAAGTTCCTGCACGACCGCTCCGACTACAAACATGGCTGGCAGATAGAGAGGGAGCTGGACGAGGGCCGGTACGGGGCCAACG ATGAGGAGAATTATGAGGTGAGCAGCGATGACGAGGACCTGCCCTTCAAGTGCTTCATCTGCAGGGAGACTTTCAAGAACCCCATCATCACCAA GTGTCGGCACTACTTCTGCGAGGCCTGCGCGCTGCAGCACTACCGCAAGTCCAAGCGCTGCTACGTCTGCAACGTGCAGACCAACGGCGTCTTCAACCCGGCCAAAG AGCTGATGGCCAAGATCCAGAAGCATcaggcacagacagaccagCCACCCTCCGATGACGACGACTAG
- the LOC135243962 gene encoding STE20-related kinase adapter protein alpha-like isoform X1, translated as MSFLRWVSEKLSVESLRDLELFGEQAQGSSHRKPHEDSEESLTSLPHQVTMGTFLPDRSSYELLTIIAVGFECKRRVEVAAGYRSLSGRGLEDLMTVNLARYRPTGEHVAIRRIDLEACTNDMVNYLQGELHVSKLFHHPCILPYRSIFIAENELWVITPFLAYGSARDLISTHFTEGMGELAIACVLLGVLKALDYIHHMGYVHRSVKASHVLISADGQVFLSGLRSIFSLIRHGQRARSVHDFPQYSVKVLPWLSPEVLQQNLLGYDSRSDIYSLGITACELANGHVPFKDMPATQMLLEKLNGTVPCLLDTSTIPTDELTLKTSRSGADSGICEGPGASGARHANGDPSTSSHPYNRTFSPHFHAFVELCLQRDPQRRPSASALLGHSFFKQIKRRPSEALPELLRPVSPITSFQNAQPPDSPSGVASLESSLSQLDVDDWDF; from the exons ATGTCGTTTTTG CGCTGGGTCTCAGAGAAGCTGAGTGTGGAGAGCCTGAGGGATCTAGAGCTGTTTGGAG AGCAGGCTCAGGGAAGCTCGCACAGGAAA CCCCATGAAGACAGCGAGGAGTCGCtgacctccctccctcaccagGTCACCATGGGAACCTTCCTACCCGACCGGTCCTCCTACGAGCTCCTCACCATCATCG CGGTAGGGTTCGAGTGTAAACGCCGTGTCGAGGTTGCCGCTGGTTACCGGTCTCTCTCAGGCAGGGGGCTGGAGGACCTGATGACGGTTAACCTGGCGCGGTACCGCCCCACCGGGGAGCACGTAGCCATCCGCCGCATCGACCTGGAGGCCTGCACCAACGACATGGTCAACTACCTACAG GGGGAGCTCCACGTGTCGAAGCTGTTCCATCACCCATGCATACTGCCCTACAGAAGCATCTTCATCGCAGAGAACGAGCTCTGGGTGATCACCCCCTTCTTGGCCTACG GCTCAGCCAGAGACCTGATCAGCACCCATTTCACTGAGGGCATGGGTGAGCTGGCCATCGCCTGCGTCCTGCTGGGGGTGCTCAAGGCCTTGGACTACATTCACCACATGGGCTACGTGCACCG GAGCGTGAAGGCCAGCCACGTGCTGATCTCTGCAGACGGGCAGGTCTTCCTGTCGGGGCTGCGCAGCATCTTCAGCCTGATCCGGCACGGCCAGCGAGCTCGGAGCGTGCACGACTTCCCCCAGTACAGCGTCAAAGTGCTGCCCTGGCTCAGCCCCGAGGTCCTGCAGCAG AACCTGCTGGGCTATGACTCTCGCTCAGACATCTACAGCCTGGGCATCACCGCCTGTGAGCTGGCCAACGGACACGTGCCCTTCAAGGACATGCCAGCCACCCAG atgctGTTGGAGAAGCTGAACGGCACAGTCCCCTGCCTCCTGGACACCAGCACCATCCCCACGGACGAGCTCACGCTCAAGACCTCGCGCTCTGGGGCCGACTCGGGCATCTGCGAGGGCCCCGGGGCCAGTGGGGCCCGCCACGCTAACGGGgacccctccacctccagccACCCCTACAACCGCACCTTCAGCCCCCACTTCCACGCCTTCGTGGAGCTCTGCCTCCAGAGGGACCCCCAAAGAAG gCCTTCTGCCAGTGCTCTGCTCGGCCACTCCTTCTTCAAACAG ATTAAGCGGCGGCCGTCGGAGGCCCTGCCCGAGCTGCTGCGCCCCGTCTCGCCCATCACCAGCTTCCAGAACGCCCAGCCGCCCGACTCCCCCTCGGGCGTGGCCAGCCTGGAGTCCAGCCTCAGCCAGCTGGACGTGGACGACTGGGACTTCTGA
- the LOC135243964 gene encoding RUN domain-containing protein 3A-like isoform X2 — translation MVQGLWSCAASESSRESAMAMGLSSKNASSRSVAVERKNLLTVCRFSVKTLLEKYSAEPIDDSSEEFVNFAAILEHVLSHRFKGPGIWFGYDGQRSFWDYIRLACDKVQNNCIGSIENMENIGTSRAKGRAWVRVALMEKRLSEYIAAALRDSQTTRRFYDDGAIMLREEATVLTGMLIGLSAIDFSFCLKGEGLDGNSVTTIDYTPYLKYTQSYEYLSDEEDRCSVGSGASDDSVSEHPYIPLVTLEESWSSRCRKMEQRFKIVYAQKGYLEELVRLRESQLKKLEKESRRLGEQLEELQGQSVQQKQELESVVLELQAQLAAVITRDTNHLAKELPIPLVNQWSSLQTFNDHKDVKNFRRRSFHGLKLSSTEATSRSDSQKTGRPSGGSWSQPASLPPQMHLPGRP, via the exons ATGGTACAGGGACTGTGGTCTTGTGCCGCATCTGAATCGAGCCGCGAGTCAGCGATGGCTATGGGTCTGTCGTCGAAAAACGCATCTTCTCGGAGCGTCGCCGTGGAACGTAAAAATCTCCTCACAGTTTGCAG gttctctgTGAAGACGCTGTTGGAGAAGTACTCCGCCGAGCCCATCGACGACTCGTCCGAGGAGTTCGTCAATTTCGCCGCCATCTTGGAGCATGTCCTTAGCCACCGTTTCAaag gTCCTGGGATATGGTTTGGCTACGACGGTCAGCGCAGCTTCTGGGACTACATCCGCCTGGCCTGCGACAAGGTGCAGAACAACTGCATCGGCAGCATCGAGAACATGGAGAACATCGGCACGTCGCGCGCCAAG GGCCGAGCTTGGGTTCGAGTGGCTCTGATGGAGAAGCGGTTGTCTGAATATATCGCAGCAGCCCTGAGGGACTCGCAAACGACCAG AAGGTTCTATGATGACGGTGCCATCATGCTTCGGGAAGAGGCCACAGTGCTCACTGGCATGCTGATCGGCCTCAGTGCCATAGACTTCAG CTTCTGTCTGAAAGGGGAAGGACTGGATGGAAACTCTGTGACAACGATTGACTACACACCCTATCTGAAGTACACACAGAG CTACGAGTACCTGAGCGATGAAGAAGACAGGTGTAGCGTGGGGAGCGGCGCCAGTGACGACAGTGTCTCCGAGCACCCCTACATCCCCCTGGTCACCCTCGAGgagagctggagcagcaggtgcCGCAAGATGGAGCAGAGGTTCAAGATCGTCTACGCCCAAAAG GGTtacctggaggagctggtgcgACTGCGGGAGTCTCAGCTGAagaagctggagaaggagagcagGCGTCTGGgcgagcagctggaggagctccAGGGGCAGAGCGTGCAGcagaagcaggagctggagagcgtggtgctggagctgcaggCACAGCT GGCTGCTGTAATCACCCGTGACACTAACCACCTTGCCAAGGAACTGCCCATTCCCCTGGTCAACCAGTGGTCCTCACTCCAAACCTTCAACGACCACAAAGACGTCAAGAACTTCCGCAG AAGGAGTTTCCACGGTCTGAAGCTGAGCTCCACAGAGGCCACTAGTCGGTCTGACTCACAGAAAACAGGGAGGCCGAGTGGAGGCTCCTGGAGCCAGCCCG cctccctccctccccagatgCACCTCCCTGGCCGGCCTTAA
- the LOC135243962 gene encoding STE20-related kinase adapter protein alpha-like isoform X3: protein MSFLRWVSEKLSVESLRDLELFGEQAQGSSHRKPHEDSEESLTSLPHQVTMGTFLPDRSSYELLTIIAVGFECKRRVEVAAGYRSLSGRGLEDLMTVNLARYRPTGEHVAIRRIDLEACTNDMVNYLQGELHVSKLFHHPCILPYRSIFIAENELWVITPFLAYGSARDLISTHFTEGMGELAIACVLLGVLKALDYIHHMGYVHRSVKASHVLISADGQVFLSGLRSIFSLIRHGQRARSVHDFPQYSVKVLPWLSPEVLQQNLLGYDSRSDIYSLGITACELANGHVPFKDMPATQMLLEKLNGTVPCLLDTSTIPTDELTLKTSRSGADSGICEGPGASGARHANGDPSTSSHPYNRTFSPHFHAFVELCLQRDPQRRPSASALLGHSFFKQTPLSLPAAD, encoded by the exons ATGTCGTTTTTG CGCTGGGTCTCAGAGAAGCTGAGTGTGGAGAGCCTGAGGGATCTAGAGCTGTTTGGAG AGCAGGCTCAGGGAAGCTCGCACAGGAAA CCCCATGAAGACAGCGAGGAGTCGCtgacctccctccctcaccagGTCACCATGGGAACCTTCCTACCCGACCGGTCCTCCTACGAGCTCCTCACCATCATCG CGGTAGGGTTCGAGTGTAAACGCCGTGTCGAGGTTGCCGCTGGTTACCGGTCTCTCTCAGGCAGGGGGCTGGAGGACCTGATGACGGTTAACCTGGCGCGGTACCGCCCCACCGGGGAGCACGTAGCCATCCGCCGCATCGACCTGGAGGCCTGCACCAACGACATGGTCAACTACCTACAG GGGGAGCTCCACGTGTCGAAGCTGTTCCATCACCCATGCATACTGCCCTACAGAAGCATCTTCATCGCAGAGAACGAGCTCTGGGTGATCACCCCCTTCTTGGCCTACG GCTCAGCCAGAGACCTGATCAGCACCCATTTCACTGAGGGCATGGGTGAGCTGGCCATCGCCTGCGTCCTGCTGGGGGTGCTCAAGGCCTTGGACTACATTCACCACATGGGCTACGTGCACCG GAGCGTGAAGGCCAGCCACGTGCTGATCTCTGCAGACGGGCAGGTCTTCCTGTCGGGGCTGCGCAGCATCTTCAGCCTGATCCGGCACGGCCAGCGAGCTCGGAGCGTGCACGACTTCCCCCAGTACAGCGTCAAAGTGCTGCCCTGGCTCAGCCCCGAGGTCCTGCAGCAG AACCTGCTGGGCTATGACTCTCGCTCAGACATCTACAGCCTGGGCATCACCGCCTGTGAGCTGGCCAACGGACACGTGCCCTTCAAGGACATGCCAGCCACCCAG atgctGTTGGAGAAGCTGAACGGCACAGTCCCCTGCCTCCTGGACACCAGCACCATCCCCACGGACGAGCTCACGCTCAAGACCTCGCGCTCTGGGGCCGACTCGGGCATCTGCGAGGGCCCCGGGGCCAGTGGGGCCCGCCACGCTAACGGGgacccctccacctccagccACCCCTACAACCGCACCTTCAGCCCCCACTTCCACGCCTTCGTGGAGCTCTGCCTCCAGAGGGACCCCCAAAGAAG gCCTTCTGCCAGTGCTCTGCTCGGCCACTCCTTCTTCAAACAG acccccctctctcttcccgcCGCAGATTAA
- the LOC135243962 gene encoding STE20-related kinase adapter protein alpha-like isoform X4 yields the protein MGTFLPDRSSYELLTIIAVGFECKRRVEVAAGYRSLSGRGLEDLMTVNLARYRPTGEHVAIRRIDLEACTNDMVNYLQGELHVSKLFHHPCILPYRSIFIAENELWVITPFLAYGSARDLISTHFTEGMGELAIACVLLGVLKALDYIHHMGYVHRSVKASHVLISADGQVFLSGLRSIFSLIRHGQRARSVHDFPQYSVKVLPWLSPEVLQQNLLGYDSRSDIYSLGITACELANGHVPFKDMPATQMLLEKLNGTVPCLLDTSTIPTDELTLKTSRSGADSGICEGPGASGARHANGDPSTSSHPYNRTFSPHFHAFVELCLQRDPQRRPSASALLGHSFFKQIKRRPSEALPELLRPVSPITSFQNAQPPDSPSGVASLESSLSQLDVDDWDF from the exons ATGGGAACCTTCCTACCCGACCGGTCCTCCTACGAGCTCCTCACCATCATCG CGGTAGGGTTCGAGTGTAAACGCCGTGTCGAGGTTGCCGCTGGTTACCGGTCTCTCTCAGGCAGGGGGCTGGAGGACCTGATGACGGTTAACCTGGCGCGGTACCGCCCCACCGGGGAGCACGTAGCCATCCGCCGCATCGACCTGGAGGCCTGCACCAACGACATGGTCAACTACCTACAG GGGGAGCTCCACGTGTCGAAGCTGTTCCATCACCCATGCATACTGCCCTACAGAAGCATCTTCATCGCAGAGAACGAGCTCTGGGTGATCACCCCCTTCTTGGCCTACG GCTCAGCCAGAGACCTGATCAGCACCCATTTCACTGAGGGCATGGGTGAGCTGGCCATCGCCTGCGTCCTGCTGGGGGTGCTCAAGGCCTTGGACTACATTCACCACATGGGCTACGTGCACCG GAGCGTGAAGGCCAGCCACGTGCTGATCTCTGCAGACGGGCAGGTCTTCCTGTCGGGGCTGCGCAGCATCTTCAGCCTGATCCGGCACGGCCAGCGAGCTCGGAGCGTGCACGACTTCCCCCAGTACAGCGTCAAAGTGCTGCCCTGGCTCAGCCCCGAGGTCCTGCAGCAG AACCTGCTGGGCTATGACTCTCGCTCAGACATCTACAGCCTGGGCATCACCGCCTGTGAGCTGGCCAACGGACACGTGCCCTTCAAGGACATGCCAGCCACCCAG atgctGTTGGAGAAGCTGAACGGCACAGTCCCCTGCCTCCTGGACACCAGCACCATCCCCACGGACGAGCTCACGCTCAAGACCTCGCGCTCTGGGGCCGACTCGGGCATCTGCGAGGGCCCCGGGGCCAGTGGGGCCCGCCACGCTAACGGGgacccctccacctccagccACCCCTACAACCGCACCTTCAGCCCCCACTTCCACGCCTTCGTGGAGCTCTGCCTCCAGAGGGACCCCCAAAGAAG gCCTTCTGCCAGTGCTCTGCTCGGCCACTCCTTCTTCAAACAG ATTAAGCGGCGGCCGTCGGAGGCCCTGCCCGAGCTGCTGCGCCCCGTCTCGCCCATCACCAGCTTCCAGAACGCCCAGCCGCCCGACTCCCCCTCGGGCGTGGCCAGCCTGGAGTCCAGCCTCAGCCAGCTGGACGTGGACGACTGGGACTTCTGA
- the LOC135243964 gene encoding RUN domain-containing protein 3A-like isoform X1, whose product MVQGLWSCAASESSRESAMAMGLSSKNASSRSVAVERKNLLTVCRFSVKTLLEKYSAEPIDDSSEEFVNFAAILEHVLSHRFKGPGIWFGYDGQRSFWDYIRLACDKVQNNCIGSIENMENIGTSRAKGRAWVRVALMEKRLSEYIAAALRDSQTTRRFYDDGAIMLREEATVLTGMLIGLSAIDFSFCLKGEGLDGNSVTTIDYTPYLKYTQSYEYLSDEEDRCSVGSGASDDSVSEHPYIPLVTLEESWSSRCRKMEQRFKIVYAQKGYLEELVRLRESQLKKLEKESRRLGEQLEELQGQSVQQKQELESVVLELQAQLLALSQRACSLLLPPTVERDAALSKWADSLTQPRAAVITRDTNHLAKELPIPLVNQWSSLQTFNDHKDVKNFRRRSFHGLKLSSTEATSRSDSQKTGRPSGGSWSQPASLPPQMHLPGRP is encoded by the exons ATGGTACAGGGACTGTGGTCTTGTGCCGCATCTGAATCGAGCCGCGAGTCAGCGATGGCTATGGGTCTGTCGTCGAAAAACGCATCTTCTCGGAGCGTCGCCGTGGAACGTAAAAATCTCCTCACAGTTTGCAG gttctctgTGAAGACGCTGTTGGAGAAGTACTCCGCCGAGCCCATCGACGACTCGTCCGAGGAGTTCGTCAATTTCGCCGCCATCTTGGAGCATGTCCTTAGCCACCGTTTCAaag gTCCTGGGATATGGTTTGGCTACGACGGTCAGCGCAGCTTCTGGGACTACATCCGCCTGGCCTGCGACAAGGTGCAGAACAACTGCATCGGCAGCATCGAGAACATGGAGAACATCGGCACGTCGCGCGCCAAG GGCCGAGCTTGGGTTCGAGTGGCTCTGATGGAGAAGCGGTTGTCTGAATATATCGCAGCAGCCCTGAGGGACTCGCAAACGACCAG AAGGTTCTATGATGACGGTGCCATCATGCTTCGGGAAGAGGCCACAGTGCTCACTGGCATGCTGATCGGCCTCAGTGCCATAGACTTCAG CTTCTGTCTGAAAGGGGAAGGACTGGATGGAAACTCTGTGACAACGATTGACTACACACCCTATCTGAAGTACACACAGAG CTACGAGTACCTGAGCGATGAAGAAGACAGGTGTAGCGTGGGGAGCGGCGCCAGTGACGACAGTGTCTCCGAGCACCCCTACATCCCCCTGGTCACCCTCGAGgagagctggagcagcaggtgcCGCAAGATGGAGCAGAGGTTCAAGATCGTCTACGCCCAAAAG GGTtacctggaggagctggtgcgACTGCGGGAGTCTCAGCTGAagaagctggagaaggagagcagGCGTCTGGgcgagcagctggaggagctccAGGGGCAGAGCGTGCAGcagaagcaggagctggagagcgtggtgctggagctgcaggCACAGCT actcgctctctctcagcgcGCCTGCTCCCTGCTTCTGCCCCCTACTGTGGAGAGGGACGCAGCTTTAAGCAAGTGGGCTGATTCGCtgacgcaacccag GGCTGCTGTAATCACCCGTGACACTAACCACCTTGCCAAGGAACTGCCCATTCCCCTGGTCAACCAGTGGTCCTCACTCCAAACCTTCAACGACCACAAAGACGTCAAGAACTTCCGCAG AAGGAGTTTCCACGGTCTGAAGCTGAGCTCCACAGAGGCCACTAGTCGGTCTGACTCACAGAAAACAGGGAGGCCGAGTGGAGGCTCCTGGAGCCAGCCCG cctccctccctccccagatgCACCTCCCTGGCCGGCCTTAA